The Eleftheria terrae genome has a window encoding:
- a CDS encoding YaaC family protein, whose amino-acid sequence MNAGDFGVRADGKTIDGEALQAALDYSSSPKELPVAERASLPDADTSNVWGRLSVFESVDLVKDRFERLHRRTLGSDKAREVASHVAQARSYFESAASSDVSVKPLLQYYGTLAISRALILYRVPNMRESALAGAHGLAEMQWGQTLASGLPNVADLRIKVCHGTYLQLAHALNCAWKASILTAPIPSQITLSKSGGLLPVGSEFTLGTLAARVPDLAGEFESITGLASYCFPVFVFQLSPDTYTDIDFFPGLHGLPSLEEMTQQFKIESALDDRTYHFRVGAVRHYYVRIRHKSLHEVAEKLPSLSVDRQGQTYAIRPFASGGTQSVILTVFAIGYILGMFSRYFPTAWGNLSSRSSGDRVYPLLAAASNLVQTWYPIAMLREFEEWR is encoded by the coding sequence ATGAATGCGGGTGACTTTGGCGTTAGAGCGGACGGCAAAACTATAGACGGTGAGGCCCTGCAGGCGGCTCTGGACTATTCGTCGTCACCCAAAGAATTACCCGTGGCCGAGCGCGCTTCGCTCCCTGACGCCGACACGAGCAACGTATGGGGACGCCTCTCGGTTTTTGAGAGTGTCGATCTAGTGAAGGACCGTTTTGAACGATTGCATCGTCGAACGCTTGGTAGTGACAAGGCGCGCGAAGTGGCGTCTCATGTCGCGCAGGCAAGGTCTTATTTCGAGTCTGCAGCCAGTTCTGACGTTAGTGTAAAGCCACTTCTTCAGTACTATGGCACGCTGGCCATTAGTCGGGCATTGATCCTTTATCGAGTCCCCAATATGAGGGAGAGTGCTCTGGCAGGCGCGCATGGCCTTGCGGAGATGCAGTGGGGACAGACCTTGGCCAGCGGTCTTCCCAACGTTGCCGATCTGCGCATAAAAGTATGCCATGGGACATACTTGCAGCTTGCGCATGCTCTTAACTGCGCGTGGAAAGCCTCTATTCTAACGGCTCCTATCCCAAGCCAAATTACTCTCTCCAAGAGTGGTGGCCTTCTCCCCGTTGGATCTGAATTTACTCTCGGGACTTTGGCGGCGCGTGTTCCAGATCTGGCCGGAGAGTTTGAAAGCATCACAGGCCTGGCTTCCTACTGCTTCCCGGTTTTTGTATTTCAGCTTTCACCGGATACTTACACCGACATCGACTTCTTTCCTGGTCTGCATGGGCTGCCTTCTTTGGAGGAAATGACGCAGCAGTTTAAGATTGAGTCGGCGCTTGATGACAGAACTTATCATTTCCGAGTCGGCGCAGTGCGGCATTATTATGTACGTATAAGGCATAAATCACTCCACGAGGTGGCCGAGAAACTTCCGTCCCTTTCCGTTGATAGGCAGGGACAAACCTACGCGATTAGGCCGTTTGCGTCGGGTGGAACACAGTCTGTGATACTAACGGTGTTTGCTATTGGCTATATTTTGGGAATGTTTTCTAGATATTTCCCGACGGCTTGGGGGAACTTGTCAAGCAGGAGTTCCGGGGATCGAGTATACCCTTTGCTTGCGGCTGCCTCGAATCTGGTTCAAACCTGGTACCCGATTGCGATGCTACGCGAGTTCGAGGAGTGGCGTTAA